One Microvirga thermotolerans DNA window includes the following coding sequences:
- a CDS encoding ABC transporter permease: MSRLLKNKLLTFALFLVALQVVLAVGAPWLAPYDPMAQSIARRLKGPTALNWLGTDQLGRDVLTRILFGYRTSLIACVLAVGIALLTGGTLGLAAAYYRGWLDRIIMRVMDVLFAFPVMLLAIGIIAVLGPHTYSAAAAIAVVYTPIFARLLRGPALVLCESEYVAGAKAIGASDARIIFLHILPNLASVILVQTSLLLSAAILVEASLSFLGLGTQPPTPSLGLMLSEGRNFLQLSPWSAIFAGFAILFLSFGFNLLGDALRDTLDPRLRGQS, from the coding sequence GTGTCGCGTCTCCTCAAGAACAAGCTCCTGACCTTCGCCCTCTTTCTCGTGGCCCTGCAGGTCGTCCTCGCCGTCGGCGCGCCGTGGCTGGCGCCCTACGATCCCATGGCGCAGAGCATCGCCCGCCGCCTGAAGGGGCCAACGGCGCTCAACTGGCTCGGCACCGATCAGCTGGGGCGCGACGTGCTCACGCGCATCCTCTTCGGCTACCGCACGTCCCTCATCGCCTGCGTGCTGGCCGTGGGCATCGCCCTCCTCACCGGGGGCACCCTGGGGCTCGCCGCAGCCTATTACCGCGGCTGGCTCGACCGCATCATCATGCGCGTCATGGACGTGCTCTTCGCGTTCCCGGTGATGCTGCTCGCCATCGGCATCATCGCCGTGCTGGGGCCGCACACCTACAGCGCCGCCGCCGCCATCGCGGTGGTCTACACCCCTATCTTCGCGCGCCTCCTGCGCGGCCCCGCCCTCGTCCTGTGCGAGAGCGAGTACGTCGCGGGCGCGAAGGCCATCGGCGCTTCGGACGCGCGCATCATCTTCCTGCACATCCTGCCGAACCTGGCCTCCGTCATCCTCGTCCAGACAAGCCTGCTGCTCTCGGCCGCCATCCTCGTGGAAGCCTCCCTGTCGTTCCTTGGGTTGGGGACGCAGCCGCCGACGCCCTCGCTCGGGCTGATGCTGTCCGAGGGGCGCAACTTCCTCCAGCTCTCTCCCTGGAGCGCAATCTTCGCCGGATTCGCGATCCTGTTCCTCTCGTTCGGGTTCAACCTGCTGGGAGACGCGCTCCGGGACACCCTCGATCCGCGCCTGCGGGGCCAGTCGTGA
- a CDS encoding ABC transporter permease, translated as MSRILLSRLVDLAIVLFGVSIIVFLMIRLIPGDAVAIMLGANTEITPERMAELNSRVGLDRPIVEQYLRWAGAALRGDFGTSLWTGRPVATEILIHLWPTLELTFLSLLIGAVLAVPLGCWMAQTRGRSADVAMRIGAIAGLTIPSFWLGIVLILLFSAFAPGFSSLGYVPFSEDPLGNLQRMILPSVALALPILANLSRLVRSAMLDALGQDYVRTARAKGLSERRVVYKHALRNALIPFLTSVGIMTGYLLGGAIVVEQVFAIPGLGRLILGAIAERNYPLIQATILVVTAGFVLVNFLVDFLYIVVDPRVRA; from the coding sequence ATGAGTCGCATTCTGCTCTCGCGCCTGGTCGACCTCGCCATCGTTCTCTTCGGCGTCTCGATCATCGTCTTCCTGATGATCCGCCTCATCCCCGGGGATGCGGTGGCGATCATGCTCGGCGCCAACACGGAGATCACGCCCGAGCGGATGGCGGAGCTCAACAGCCGCGTCGGCCTCGACCGGCCCATCGTGGAGCAGTACCTGCGCTGGGCCGGCGCCGCCCTGCGCGGCGACTTCGGAACATCCCTCTGGACCGGCCGGCCCGTGGCGACCGAGATCCTCATCCATCTCTGGCCGACCCTGGAGCTGACCTTCCTGTCGCTCCTCATCGGCGCCGTGCTGGCGGTGCCGCTCGGCTGCTGGATGGCGCAGACCCGCGGGCGCAGCGCGGACGTCGCCATGCGCATCGGCGCCATCGCCGGGCTGACGATCCCCTCCTTCTGGCTCGGCATCGTCCTGATCCTTCTCTTCTCGGCATTCGCGCCGGGCTTCTCGTCCCTCGGATACGTGCCGTTCTCCGAGGACCCGCTGGGCAACCTCCAGCGGATGATCCTGCCGTCCGTCGCCCTGGCGCTGCCGATCCTCGCCAACCTGTCGCGGCTCGTCCGCTCAGCGATGCTCGACGCCCTCGGCCAGGACTATGTCCGAACCGCCAGGGCCAAGGGTCTGAGCGAGCGGCGGGTCGTGTACAAGCACGCCCTGCGCAACGCCCTCATCCCCTTCCTCACCAGCGTCGGCATCATGACCGGCTACCTGCTGGGCGGTGCCATCGTGGTGGAGCAGGTCTTCGCCATTCCGGGGCTGGGGCGCCTCATTCTCGGCGCCATCGCGGAGCGCAACTACCCGCTCATCCAGGCCACGATCCTCGTGGTCACGGCCGGTTTCGTTCTGGTGAACTTCCTGGTCGACTTCCTCTACATCGTCGTCGATCCGCGGGTGAGGGCGTAA
- a CDS encoding ABC transporter substrate-binding protein — MFRSVLRGAIGAGFMMAAMASASAQVLEIGMDNGPTGLDPHLITAFPSFMVVNGNIYEGLTAIDKDLRVVPGLAESWNVSSDGKTYTFKLRSGVKFHDGSDMTAEDVVSTIRRVQSKDIASPLASRLSAIEAAKAVDPLTVELTLKEPSAPLLSSLATIAIVPSEVETNKDILQKAPVGTGPFKFQEWQPNGFILLAKNDAYWQKGTPKLAGLKFNIVPESATRQVGLVNGQYALLPNIDAATALQLKGKPNVKLGETLDLAYMLIGMNVSKPPFDNPKVREAVNYAINRQEIVDAALFGAGVPGGPLSPALKSWALDVKEFSCYKPDPAKAQALLKEAGVAMPVAVTMNVLPRQDVKDIAQVVQEQLNKAGFKVELKNQEQGQFIQDWRNSNFDLFASINAGSPDPDEYFYRTFRTGGSTNVFKYSNPEIDQLLDKARTLQDQAARKTAYDQVQKILACTGPVAHLTYGTLFSAMRDKLQGYEVMPNRSLVTLKNASY, encoded by the coding sequence ATGTTCAGGTCGGTACTGCGCGGCGCCATCGGCGCAGGCTTCATGATGGCGGCCATGGCCTCGGCCTCCGCCCAGGTGCTGGAGATCGGGATGGACAACGGGCCTACGGGGCTCGATCCGCATCTCATCACCGCCTTCCCCAGCTTCATGGTGGTGAACGGCAACATCTACGAGGGCCTGACCGCCATCGACAAGGACCTGAGGGTCGTCCCCGGCCTCGCCGAGTCGTGGAACGTCTCGTCCGACGGCAAGACCTACACGTTCAAGCTGCGCTCCGGCGTGAAATTCCATGACGGCTCGGACATGACCGCGGAGGACGTGGTCTCGACCATCCGGCGCGTGCAGAGCAAGGACATCGCCTCGCCGCTCGCCAGCCGGCTCTCCGCCATCGAGGCGGCGAAGGCCGTCGATCCGCTCACGGTGGAGCTGACGCTCAAGGAGCCGTCCGCGCCGCTCCTGTCCTCGCTCGCCACCATCGCCATCGTGCCGAGCGAGGTGGAGACCAACAAGGACATCCTCCAGAAGGCGCCGGTCGGCACCGGTCCCTTCAAGTTCCAGGAATGGCAGCCGAACGGCTTCATCCTGCTCGCGAAGAACGACGCCTACTGGCAGAAGGGTACGCCGAAGCTCGCGGGCCTCAAGTTCAACATCGTGCCCGAGTCGGCGACCCGTCAGGTCGGCCTGGTCAACGGGCAATATGCGCTCCTGCCCAATATCGACGCGGCGACGGCCCTTCAGCTCAAGGGAAAGCCCAACGTGAAGCTGGGCGAAACGCTCGACCTCGCCTACATGCTGATCGGCATGAACGTCTCGAAGCCGCCTTTCGACAATCCGAAGGTGCGCGAGGCCGTGAACTACGCCATCAACCGGCAGGAGATCGTCGATGCGGCGCTCTTCGGCGCGGGCGTGCCGGGCGGGCCGCTGTCGCCGGCGCTGAAGTCCTGGGCCCTCGATGTCAAGGAGTTCTCCTGCTACAAGCCCGATCCGGCCAAGGCGCAGGCGCTTCTCAAGGAAGCCGGCGTCGCGATGCCGGTGGCCGTCACGATGAACGTCCTGCCGCGCCAGGACGTGAAGGACATCGCGCAGGTCGTGCAGGAGCAGCTGAACAAGGCCGGCTTCAAGGTCGAACTGAAGAACCAGGAGCAGGGGCAGTTCATCCAGGACTGGCGCAACAGCAACTTCGACCTGTTCGCCTCCATCAATGCCGGCAGCCCGGATCCGGACGAGTATTTCTACCGCACCTTCCGCACCGGCGGCTCGACCAACGTGTTCAAGTACTCGAACCCCGAGATCGACCAGCTGCTCGACAAGGCACGCACCCTGCAGGATCAGGCCGCGCGCAAGACGGCCTACGACCAGGTGCAGAAGATCCTCGCCTGCACCGGGCCGGTGGCGCACCTGACCTACGGCACGCTTTTCTCGGCCATGCGCGACAAGTTGCAGGGTTATGAGGTCATGCCGAACCGCTCGCTCGTGACGCTCAAGAACGCGAGCTACTGA
- a CDS encoding anhydro-N-acetylmuramic acid kinase produces MKAIGVISGTSMDGIDVSIVETDGDMTVRPGPGHTYPYSDALRRDLLDLIAEPARAQSEPLEELERAVTDAHIAAIRRFMEENAILPSEVGLVGFHGQTVYHRPEIRFTRQLGLGTRVAKVLGIDTVDRFRHADVASGGEGAPFVPLYHRALANGLEQPLMILNLGGVGNVTYIDGDTVIAFDTGPASALLDDFVLRRRGLAYDEDGRIAASGRADPRLVAEFMANPYFDRPAPKSLDRQDFHARAKGVETLSDEDGAATLAEFTVESVAAALRHVPKAPRRWLVTGGGRRNAHFMRRLRERLGVSVEPVESVGWNGDFLEAQAFGYLAVRSVRGLPLSLPTTTGVPHPMPGGELHRAA; encoded by the coding sequence ATGAAGGCAATCGGCGTGATCAGCGGCACCTCCATGGACGGAATCGACGTCTCCATCGTCGAGACCGACGGGGACATGACCGTCCGGCCCGGGCCCGGCCATACCTATCCCTATTCGGACGCCCTGCGGCGCGACCTCCTGGACCTCATCGCCGAGCCCGCCCGGGCTCAGAGCGAGCCCCTCGAGGAACTCGAGCGGGCGGTGACGGACGCACATATCGCCGCGATCCGCCGCTTCATGGAGGAGAATGCGATCCTCCCCTCCGAGGTCGGCCTCGTCGGCTTCCATGGGCAGACCGTCTATCACCGCCCGGAGATCCGCTTCACGCGCCAGCTCGGCCTCGGCACCCGCGTCGCGAAGGTGCTCGGCATCGACACGGTGGACCGCTTCCGCCACGCCGACGTGGCCTCGGGCGGCGAGGGCGCGCCTTTCGTGCCGCTCTACCATCGCGCCCTCGCCAACGGCCTCGAGCAGCCCCTGATGATCCTCAATCTCGGCGGCGTCGGGAACGTCACCTATATCGACGGCGACACGGTGATTGCGTTCGACACGGGGCCTGCCAGCGCCCTCCTGGACGACTTCGTTCTCCGGCGCCGGGGCCTCGCCTACGACGAGGACGGGCGGATTGCCGCCTCGGGCAGGGCGGATCCGCGCCTCGTTGCCGAGTTCATGGCCAATCCCTACTTCGACCGTCCCGCTCCCAAGTCCCTCGACCGGCAGGATTTCCACGCCAGGGCCAAGGGAGTGGAGACCCTCTCGGACGAGGACGGCGCGGCGACACTCGCGGAGTTCACCGTCGAATCCGTCGCCGCGGCCCTGCGCCATGTGCCGAAGGCGCCGAGACGCTGGCTGGTGACCGGCGGGGGACGCCGCAACGCCCACTTCATGAGGCGGCTTCGCGAGCGGCTCGGCGTCAGCGTCGAGCCGGTGGAAAGCGTCGGCTGGAACGGCGACTTCCTCGAAGCCCAGGCTTTCGGCTACCTCGCCGTGCGCTCCGTGCGCGGATTGCCCCTGAGCCTTCCCACGACCACGGGCGTGCCGCACCCGATGCCGGGCGGAGAGCTGCACCGCGCCGCCTGA
- a CDS encoding serine hydrolase domain-containing protein, whose product MLHDLIERAFEPASEAIRRGTIPGAVLGIVTADGRSAACWAGAAQIEPVREELSRETWFDLASLTKVIFTTTRILHLAEEGRLDLDAPLVAAIPDLRQYDMNAAERKLTFRQCLAHQTHLPAVEPLYTYGQDPQTLRAFILQRVWSSGPPVYSDINFMLLGIAIERITGQALIDQPLRPNFTFRPDPRLCAATERCTWRGRVIRGEVHDENAFALGGASGHAGLFGTVDGVLDFARSLLDGSGLSAASLAAIRARQSEKRTVGWEGMYPGWHGGDACSPSTIGHTGFTGTGLWIDFERGLAWSLLTNRVHPSRHTESGILPLRRATGERVVALFDAPAQQG is encoded by the coding sequence ATGCTTCATGATCTGATCGAACGAGCCTTCGAGCCCGCCTCGGAGGCGATCCGCCGCGGGACGATTCCCGGCGCCGTCCTCGGCATCGTGACGGCCGACGGACGCAGCGCGGCGTGCTGGGCCGGGGCGGCGCAGATCGAGCCCGTGCGGGAAGAACTCTCCCGCGAGACCTGGTTCGACCTTGCCTCGCTGACGAAGGTCATCTTCACCACGACGCGCATCCTCCACCTTGCCGAGGAAGGAAGGCTGGATCTCGACGCCCCCCTGGTGGCGGCGATCCCGGACCTGCGCCAGTACGACATGAATGCCGCCGAGCGGAAACTCACGTTCCGCCAGTGTCTCGCCCACCAGACGCACCTTCCTGCCGTGGAGCCCCTCTACACCTACGGACAGGATCCGCAGACCCTGCGCGCCTTCATTCTCCAGCGCGTGTGGAGCAGCGGCCCTCCGGTCTATTCCGACATCAACTTCATGCTCCTCGGCATTGCCATCGAGCGCATCACCGGGCAGGCGCTGATCGACCAGCCGCTTCGGCCGAACTTCACCTTCCGGCCGGACCCGAGGCTCTGCGCGGCGACCGAGCGTTGCACCTGGCGCGGGCGTGTCATCCGCGGCGAGGTGCATGACGAGAACGCCTTCGCCCTCGGCGGCGCATCGGGCCATGCGGGCCTGTTCGGAACCGTCGACGGCGTGCTGGACTTCGCCCGCTCCCTCCTCGACGGATCGGGACTTTCCGCCGCCTCCCTCGCGGCCATCCGTGCGCGCCAGTCGGAGAAGCGCACCGTGGGCTGGGAGGGGATGTATCCCGGCTGGCACGGCGGTGATGCCTGCTCCCCCTCCACCATCGGCCATACGGGCTTCACCGGCACCGGATTGTGGATCGATTTCGAGCGCGGGCTCGCTTGGTCCCTCCTCACCAACCGGGTTCACCCGTCCCGGCACACAGAGAGCGGAATCCTGCCCCTGCGGCGCGCCACCGGCGAGCGGGTGGTCGCCCTCTTCGATGCGCCTGCGCAACAGGGCTGA
- a CDS encoding N-acetylmuramic acid 6-phosphate etherase translates to MPTENFSTRFQDLDAWPSLDILSAFYEGQLAAVAAVRPALPSIAAAAEEAVIRLRRGGRLVYVGAGTSGRIGVQDGAELPPTFNWPDDRLVYLIAGGEGALLRAVEDAEDSVEQGTAGIRDAGVGPDDVVIGVAASGRTPFTIAALQEAKARGAQTIGISNNPGAPILDSCSHPILADTGEEVIAGSTRMKAGTAQKVILNLLSTLVMVRLGRVYRGLMVHMRATNAKLRRRSEIMVSQITGCDDATAIEALKRANGDMKLASLIALGIDPAQAQAALERSDGNLREALAQFPELSI, encoded by the coding sequence ATGCCCACCGAAAACTTCAGCACCCGATTCCAGGACCTCGACGCCTGGCCGAGCCTCGACATTCTCTCCGCCTTCTACGAGGGACAGCTCGCCGCCGTCGCGGCGGTCCGCCCGGCCCTTCCCTCCATCGCGGCGGCGGCCGAGGAGGCCGTCATCCGCCTTCGCCGCGGCGGACGCCTCGTCTATGTCGGGGCCGGAACCTCCGGCCGCATCGGCGTCCAGGACGGCGCGGAGCTGCCGCCGACCTTCAACTGGCCCGACGACCGGCTCGTCTACCTGATCGCCGGCGGCGAGGGCGCGCTTCTGAGAGCGGTCGAGGATGCGGAGGATTCCGTCGAGCAGGGGACCGCCGGGATCCGCGATGCCGGCGTGGGTCCCGACGACGTGGTGATCGGGGTGGCCGCGAGCGGCCGGACGCCCTTCACCATTGCCGCCCTGCAGGAGGCGAAGGCACGCGGCGCGCAGACCATCGGCATCTCCAACAATCCCGGGGCGCCTATCCTCGATTCCTGCTCCCATCCCATCCTCGCGGATACGGGAGAGGAGGTGATCGCCGGCTCGACCCGCATGAAGGCGGGCACGGCGCAGAAGGTGATCCTCAACCTCCTGTCCACCCTCGTCATGGTGCGGCTCGGCCGGGTCTATCGCGGCCTGATGGTGCACATGCGCGCCACCAACGCGAAGTTGCGCCGCCGCAGCGAGATCATGGTGTCGCAGATCACCGGCTGCGACGACGCGACCGCCATCGAGGCCCTGAAGCGCGCGAACGGCGACATGAAGCTTGCATCGCTCATCGCCCTCGGCATCGATCCCGCCCAGGCGCAGGCCGCCCTGGAACGCAGCGATGGCAATCTGCGCGAGGCTCTGGCACAGTTCCCGGAGCTTTCCATCTGA
- a CDS encoding N-acetylglucosamine kinase, producing the protein MGLGLGIDAGGTATRWRLVDGEGACIAQGSAEPLTGHLFTPAAEERAKRIGAALAGAVVRTGRPAGIVAGITGLTRSTPAEATMRGILADAFGLPQARVFVAEDMWIAYLSHFALGEGILVYGGTGSIGYYLSPDKEAIRVGGRGNLIDDGGSGFWIAREALKAVLRKEEESPGEGWSAPLGAALAKALGGTEWDTVRTFVYGGDRGRIGLLARAVADAAQAGDLLSLNILREAGRELARLANSLIKRVGPRPVALVGGGTRLHPIIGAAFREELRAPVDVIDTDVDAAMTAARLAALVE; encoded by the coding sequence ATGGGGCTGGGGCTTGGCATCGACGCAGGGGGCACCGCGACCCGCTGGCGTCTCGTCGACGGCGAAGGCGCCTGCATCGCGCAGGGCTCCGCGGAGCCGCTCACCGGCCATCTCTTCACCCCCGCGGCCGAGGAACGGGCCAAACGGATCGGCGCCGCGCTGGCGGGGGCGGTCGTGCGCACCGGCAGGCCCGCCGGGATCGTGGCCGGGATCACGGGCCTGACCCGGAGCACCCCGGCGGAGGCCACGATGCGCGGGATCCTCGCCGATGCTTTCGGTCTCCCGCAGGCCAGAGTCTTCGTCGCCGAGGACATGTGGATCGCCTACCTGTCCCATTTCGCCCTCGGCGAGGGCATCCTCGTCTACGGCGGCACCGGCTCCATCGGCTACTATCTCTCGCCCGACAAGGAGGCGATCCGCGTGGGCGGGCGGGGCAACCTCATCGACGACGGCGGCTCCGGCTTCTGGATCGCGCGGGAGGCGCTGAAGGCCGTCCTGCGCAAGGAGGAGGAAAGCCCGGGCGAGGGCTGGTCCGCGCCCCTGGGCGCCGCGCTGGCGAAAGCGCTCGGAGGGACCGAGTGGGACACGGTGCGCACCTTCGTCTATGGCGGGGACCGGGGCCGGATCGGGCTTCTGGCCCGCGCCGTGGCCGATGCCGCCCAGGCCGGCGATCTTCTCTCCCTGAACATCCTGCGGGAAGCCGGACGCGAGCTCGCGCGTCTCGCCAACAGCCTGATCAAGCGGGTTGGACCGCGCCCTGTGGCCCTCGTCGGCGGCGGCACCCGCCTCCACCCGATCATCGGGGCGGCCTTCCGGGAAGAACTGCGCGCGCCCGTCGACGTGATCGACACCGATGTCGATGCCGCCATGACGGCCGCGCGCCTTGCGGCGCTGGTCGAGTAG
- a CDS encoding DUF4239 domain-containing protein: protein MIFDIWLDMPVWGIFASLAGAFALCAFLIHWLSFGAIVRPFSSTVVGVVAPFFGAVAVLFALLTGFLANEVWDRNRQASRAVMSEREGLLALQAISTATVSDMEDLRAAARLYAQTLIQDEWPRMRDQDSSAKAGQALLGLLAHVSNPQIAVEAGSAAQAALLDTVLKLRSARDDRLALSGDQTDRTKWASVLILAFITQVAIGIVHLERPRAQIAALAIFSTAAVITLGLVALRERPFDGPVRVSPAPILEALDLMARNPTP from the coding sequence GTGATCTTCGATATCTGGCTCGACATGCCTGTCTGGGGAATTTTCGCTTCCCTCGCCGGGGCGTTCGCCCTGTGCGCCTTCCTGATTCACTGGCTCAGCTTCGGGGCGATCGTCCGCCCCTTCTCTTCAACCGTCGTCGGAGTGGTGGCTCCCTTCTTCGGAGCGGTCGCCGTGCTGTTCGCGCTCCTCACCGGCTTTCTCGCCAACGAGGTCTGGGATCGCAACCGCCAGGCCTCGCGGGCCGTCATGAGCGAGCGCGAGGGTCTTTTGGCGCTGCAGGCCATCAGCACCGCGACCGTGTCGGACATGGAAGACCTCCGGGCGGCCGCGCGCCTTTACGCCCAGACCCTGATCCAGGACGAATGGCCGCGCATGCGCGATCAGGACAGTTCCGCCAAGGCGGGACAGGCTCTGCTCGGCCTGCTCGCGCACGTCTCGAACCCGCAGATCGCGGTGGAAGCCGGTTCGGCCGCTCAGGCGGCCCTCCTCGACACGGTGCTGAAGCTGCGCAGCGCGCGCGACGACCGGCTCGCCCTCAGCGGGGACCAGACGGACCGGACGAAATGGGCGTCGGTGCTGATCCTCGCCTTCATCACGCAGGTCGCCATCGGCATCGTTCACCTCGAGCGCCCGCGCGCACAGATCGCCGCGCTGGCGATCTTCTCCACCGCCGCCGTGATCACCCTGGGCCTCGTCGCGCTCCGCGAACGGCCCTTCGACGGCCCGGTCCGTGTCTCGCCGGCTCCCATATTGGAGGCCCTCGACCTCATGGCGCGGAATCCCACGCCTTGA
- a CDS encoding sugar kinase, with amino-acid sequence MDALFVGQTYIDVTFLADEIPTGDDKTVARDYAISFGGNAVTAAFACAKLGIAPDLLTSIADDYLGRMFIDMAAKYGIPVHHRKVKESSLSFIMPRGGKRAIVRCRDDHYLHPVPPLNLTGCRALHLDGHQADAAMHYARTCREAGILTSLDGGGLRSNTHELLAFIDVAIVAERLCEQMHLSPGEMLAYLKGRGCKIGGVTMGERGMLWYDETGTESLLPALDVSPSLVVDTNGAGDIFHGSYVYSAMARPELPWREHFVFARAASAHAIQHLGNEASLPSLRDIEETQVRFSERKLAA; translated from the coding sequence ATGGACGCTCTTTTCGTTGGCCAAACCTATATCGACGTGACCTTCCTGGCGGATGAGATTCCGACCGGCGACGACAAGACGGTTGCACGGGACTACGCCATTTCTTTCGGCGGTAACGCGGTCACCGCGGCCTTCGCCTGCGCGAAGCTCGGGATCGCGCCGGACCTCCTCACCTCCATCGCGGACGACTATCTCGGCCGCATGTTCATCGACATGGCGGCGAAGTACGGCATCCCCGTGCACCACCGGAAGGTGAAGGAGTCCTCCCTGTCCTTCATCATGCCGCGCGGAGGGAAGCGGGCCATCGTGCGCTGCCGCGACGATCACTACCTCCATCCCGTGCCTCCGCTGAACCTCACCGGGTGCCGGGCCCTGCACCTGGACGGCCACCAGGCCGATGCGGCCATGCACTATGCCCGGACCTGCCGCGAGGCGGGCATCCTCACGTCTCTCGATGGCGGCGGCCTGCGCTCGAACACGCACGAGCTCCTCGCATTCATCGACGTCGCCATCGTCGCCGAGCGCCTGTGCGAGCAGATGCACCTCAGCCCGGGCGAGATGCTCGCCTACCTCAAGGGCCGCGGTTGCAAGATCGGTGGCGTCACCATGGGCGAGCGCGGCATGCTCTGGTACGACGAGACGGGCACGGAAAGCCTGTTGCCGGCGCTCGACGTTTCACCCTCCCTCGTGGTGGATACCAACGGCGCGGGCGACATCTTCCATGGTTCCTACGTCTATTCGGCCATGGCGCGCCCCGAGCTTCCCTGGCGCGAGCACTTCGTCTTCGCCCGCGCAGCCTCCGCGCATGCGATCCAGCATCTCGGCAACGAGGCGAGCCTGCCGAGCCTGAGAGACATCGAGGAGACGCAAGTCCGGTTTTCCGAGCGGAAGCTGGCAGCGTAG
- a CDS encoding PAS domain-containing protein yields MSPSRTWAHGIDEIRFQPEAEGLSHESLASLLENVPLAICVTLGPEHRYAFANRTFRSALALSGDLAGKPLREALGSRYTEQTQAPRQTVLETGQPIEVTNVAFGPGDNQETTFWDITFLPVLDADDRIGGILSLGVDVTSRENATRRADRHAQEGLINSKRLALAVEATELGLWEWIAATGRIYWSERQKEIFGIAPDEPLTHELWISSIHPEDRDWVVAKVDSLSNPASTGKLQIEYRIVRPDGEVRWISSRGRMLYETVDGKPRAARLLGTILDITERRTNEEARRLLAKELDHRVKNLFAMANAMVTMTARNAGSVEEMSASLHGRLHALAKAHELIRPALAEERPFQHETTVAAIAETILAPYKDFGMPTRISIQCAPISVGAKSATSLTLILHELATNASKYGALTRTDGALNVICWHDGKRMFLVWQERGGPAIEGPPAYQGFGSQLARKSVIDQLEGEIAYDWLRDGLRVDLRVPLDRLSR; encoded by the coding sequence GTGAGCCCGTCTCGAACCTGGGCGCATGGCATCGACGAAATCCGCTTCCAGCCGGAAGCGGAAGGGCTCAGCCACGAGTCCCTGGCCAGTCTTCTGGAGAACGTGCCGCTGGCCATCTGCGTCACGCTCGGTCCCGAGCATCGCTACGCTTTCGCCAACAGGACCTTTCGCTCGGCCCTGGCCCTTTCCGGGGATCTCGCCGGAAAGCCTCTCCGGGAGGCGCTGGGGTCCCGGTACACCGAGCAGACCCAGGCGCCCCGGCAGACCGTGCTCGAGACCGGGCAGCCGATTGAAGTCACCAACGTCGCCTTCGGCCCCGGCGACAACCAGGAAACGACGTTCTGGGACATCACCTTCCTTCCGGTGCTCGATGCGGACGACCGGATCGGCGGCATCCTCTCCCTGGGCGTCGACGTTACCTCCCGGGAGAACGCCACACGCCGGGCCGACCGGCACGCTCAGGAAGGCCTCATCAACAGCAAGCGGCTCGCTCTCGCGGTGGAGGCCACCGAACTCGGCCTCTGGGAGTGGATCGCCGCAACCGGAAGGATCTACTGGTCGGAGCGCCAGAAGGAGATCTTCGGCATCGCACCGGACGAACCTCTCACCCACGAGCTCTGGATATCGTCCATCCACCCCGAAGATCGGGACTGGGTCGTCGCCAAGGTCGACTCCCTCTCGAATCCGGCCTCTACGGGCAAGCTGCAGATCGAATACCGGATCGTTCGCCCCGACGGAGAGGTGCGCTGGATCAGCAGCAGGGGGCGTATGCTCTATGAAACCGTGGACGGCAAACCAAGGGCCGCTCGCCTTCTCGGCACGATCCTCGACATCACGGAGCGCCGCACGAACGAGGAAGCCCGTCGCCTTCTCGCGAAGGAACTCGATCACCGCGTGAAAAATCTCTTCGCCATGGCCAATGCCATGGTGACCATGACGGCGCGCAACGCAGGCTCGGTAGAGGAAATGTCTGCGTCGCTGCACGGACGCCTGCACGCGCTCGCCAAGGCTCACGAACTCATTCGCCCGGCCCTGGCGGAAGAGAGGCCGTTCCAGCACGAAACGACGGTGGCCGCCATCGCAGAAACCATCCTGGCTCCCTACAAGGATTTCGGCATGCCGACCAGGATCTCGATTCAATGCGCGCCGATTTCGGTCGGCGCGAAATCTGCCACGAGCCTGACACTCATCCTGCACGAGCTGGCGACGAACGCCTCGAAATACGGCGCGCTCACCAGAACGGACGGGGCCCTCAACGTCATCTGCTGGCACGATGGGAAGCGCATGTTCCTCGTCTGGCAGGAAAGAGGCGGTCCCGCCATCGAGGGCCCGCCGGCCTACCAGGGCTTCGGCTCGCAACTGGCGCGCAAGAGCGTGATCGATCAGCTCGAAGGCGAGATCGCCTACGATTGGCTGCGCGACGGACTGCGCGTGGACCTGCGCGTTCCCCTGGACCGTCTGTCCCGCTGA